A section of the Ignavibacteriales bacterium genome encodes:
- a CDS encoding adenylosuccinate lyase — MIPRYSRKEMADIWSDENRFRIWLDIEILACEAQTKLGNIPASALNNIKKKAKFDVKRVLKIEDKVKHDIIAFLTNVAEYVGIDSRFIHMGMTSSDVVDTALSVQLKQAGEIILKDLNEMKKILRTKALKYKYLPEIGRTHGIHAEPITLGLKFALWFDETNRNIGRMKRALDVISVGQISGAVGTYEHLSPKVEAYVCKKLGLKTTKIATQILQRDRHAEFMATLAIIASCIEKYSTEIRHLQKTEALELEEPFSKGQKGSSAMPHKKNPITAERLSGMARVFRGNAIAAMENIPLWHERDISHSSVERIIFPDSTILMDYIIHKFNDIVKDLVVNKENIEKNLNLTNGLIFSQTVLLRLIDKKMKREQAYKIVQDVAMKCWKQKISFEKLLRDDKEIKKYLDEKDFKEIFDFSKSKKNVDFIFKRVGL, encoded by the coding sequence ATGATTCCCCGTTATTCCAGAAAGGAAATGGCTGATATTTGGTCAGATGAAAACCGATTTAGGATCTGGCTCGATATTGAGATACTGGCCTGTGAAGCGCAAACCAAACTCGGCAATATACCTGCATCAGCTCTTAATAATATAAAAAAGAAAGCAAAATTTGACGTAAAACGGGTATTGAAGATCGAGGATAAAGTTAAACACGACATCATTGCTTTCCTTACCAATGTTGCCGAATATGTGGGGATTGATTCGAGATTTATACATATGGGCATGACCAGCTCCGATGTTGTCGATACTGCCCTATCGGTACAGCTAAAGCAGGCAGGCGAGATCATCCTGAAAGATCTAAATGAGATGAAAAAGATCCTGCGCACAAAAGCTCTAAAATATAAATACCTTCCTGAGATAGGACGCACTCACGGTATCCACGCCGAACCCATCACACTTGGATTGAAATTCGCTCTGTGGTTTGATGAAACAAACAGAAACATCGGACGGATGAAAAGAGCCCTCGATGTTATTTCAGTGGGACAGATCTCCGGCGCGGTAGGAACCTATGAACATCTTTCTCCAAAAGTTGAAGCTTACGTTTGCAAAAAGCTTGGGTTAAAAACAACAAAGATTGCTACCCAGATACTTCAGCGGGACAGGCATGCTGAGTTTATGGCTACACTTGCTATAATAGCATCGTGTATAGAAAAATACTCGACCGAGATAAGACACCTTCAAAAAACTGAAGCTCTCGAGCTTGAAGAACCGTTTAGCAAAGGACAAAAAGGTTCTTCAGCTATGCCGCATAAGAAAAATCCTATTACTGCAGAAAGGTTATCCGGTATGGCTCGTGTATTCCGTGGCAATGCCATCGCTGCAATGGAAAATATACCGCTGTGGCATGAGCGTGATATTTCACATTCATCCGTAGAGCGTATCATATTCCCCGACTCCACAATACTTATGGATTATATTATTCATAAGTTCAACGATATTGTAAAAGATCTGGTAGTTAATAAAGAGAATATCGAAAAAAATCTCAACCTTACTAATGGTCTCATATTTTCTCAGACTGTTCTCCTTCGTCTTATCGACAAAAAAATGAAAAGAGAGCAGGCTTACAAAATAGTACAGGATGTGGCAATGAAATGCTGGAAGCAGAAGATTAGCTTTGAGAAATTGCTAAGAGATGATAAGGAAATAAAAAAATATTTGGACGAGAAAGATTTTAAAGAGATTTTCGATTTCTCGAAGTCAAAAAAGAATGTGGACTTTATCTTTAAGAGGGTCGGTCTGTAG